The Ascaphus truei isolate aAscTru1 chromosome 14, aAscTru1.hap1, whole genome shotgun sequence genome segment ttgttgtatatatgtatatctttatttatatatcaccATCAATGTACAGTACATCGCGCTTCACAGCTTTGTTCTGATTTCTAATTAATAGTATCTCAAAGGAGGTGTTGTAAAGcagatttttgaagtgaaacttctttgctggcacctaacATAAACCAAAATCTCATAGGCGTAAAAGTGCTTGATGGAGACAAAAATCCGTTACTGCCAGGCGTGTGCATGATCGTGTGCGCGCGTGTATGTTTGTGAGCACTCCTGCACCCCTGCTGGCTAAAAGAAGAGGCTGGTGCCACCTGCGCACAATGGGCTGGCACAGCCTGCACATCGGAAGATGAGCCAGCGCCGCcagcacatgcgcattagcagGAGCCGCCTGTTCATGCACAGAAGCAGCCGAAACCGCCTGCACCCGCTCATGAGCTTCACTCATGAGCTTGTGCATGCGCATAACAAATGAAGAGTCGGGTGTGGGAGGAAAGAGCACAAACCCAAGGAGGTACTGGGAtcagcgatacacacacacactttgatttTAAAGTATTATCACAATCGTAAAAATCAACACACAATTTCACTTACAAAAAACAAAGAATTTTCACTTAACATGTGTGTGCGCGGCAcaccccctttttatttttttcacattttactTTTCAGAAGGGTCAATAACAAGAAAAGGTTTCAATTTCTCATTAAAATTACATGGAATTATCAATTACATAAATCCATCCCTAGGCAACTCACTCGATTTCGGGAAAACCAGTGTTTGAGTGTGGTTGATATTTCCCGGTATCTTAGACCATATAGTAAAGGCGATAGTGCTCTCGGCAACATCATAATCACACCATTATTGGAAGCTGACATCCACATTCTTGCTTCCATCCCGATTACACTGTTTTTAAACATCATGATTTCTGCGGTAAGAAAAACAGCAGGTATGATATACAAACAAAGCAGAATAGAGTGGGTTAGTAATGTAACTTTGGCTCTGGAAAATCGGCTCACCCAAATTCCTGATTGCTTTGTCATATTATATAACTTTATGTAAAAATACATAATCATAACAGAACACAGCACCAAAAAAAATAATGCAACAGTGCAAACTACTGTGACTAAATTATTTCGCTTCACATCAGGTCCATAATACAACATAAGACAAACGTTTTGCTTCTGTAGAGAATTTCCATCCAATGTTTCAGTCAATAAAAAAGCAGAAAAAGGGAAGAAGGATGAAACAAGCCAAATTGCCAACAACATTTTCTTTGTCCTTGGCAAAGATAGAAAGGAATAATAACGAAGAGGGAAACAAATAGCTATATAAGTGTCAATTACCATTACAGTAAAGGTCAAAACACAGCTAAAATAGGCTGCAAATGTAAACACGATCATTATAAAACATAGAAGTCTATGAAGGTACCAACGGAAGACATTACATGTAGAGATTACAGTgttaaacaaaagaaagatgaggTCCGAGATCATCACATTTGCCAGAAGAAGGTATCTTGTTTCTTTCCTTAGCTTGTCCTTCATTAAAATGGCCAATATAATTAGTGGATTCATTAGCAATGTGACAACACTGCATACAGCGGAAGGAATTAAAAACATCCAAAGTGCTGAGGGAGATTGTGCAACACAATCCATATCTCCTTTTATTGTGTCATTGTCTGTAGTTTCATTTGATGTGGTAAATGGCAACCCATTGGGGTACTGTGAGGTGCAGTTCATGTAATCCACAAGCATCATTGTACAGTATCATCTCTTAGAATATTCAATTCCTAAACCATGTTGTATGTAGAAAGAGTATTGACAGCATGTCGAGAGCATGCATTATCACGGACATTGCTTCATGCAGGAAAGACTTCAagctatagaaataaaatatcACAATTATAAACAGAAAATATTATATATGGTGAAAAATAGTAATCCTAAGCACGGTagttccaaataaaaaataaataaaacgaaagacatttttttttacattgaaagGCAGAAATTTATAGCAGAAATGTACCATTTGTCCAACTTAGTCAATCTTTTTTTCTGCACTCTAAAACATTtaatcatactgtacagtacagtacttgatTTGGGGCTTTTAACCTGTTTCCTAAATCCATAGGTTTCTAATATCAAAACATTTAGAAGTAATGAGAAcatatgtagaagtaataacaaatattaaagtcctggaacatttgggtaacagtgatcatgacatggtctcatttgaaataaattattaaaaaacagattacttgggttcaacaaagaccttaaactttagaaaggcagattttaataaactgaggtctaatgtACAAGTAATGcactggggtgatgtttttttcAGGGAAacgtagaagataaatggtcagtctttaaagcATTGTTAGAAaatcacacttatcagtgtatacccttgggtaataagtataaaagaaagaagtcaaaaccaatgtggctaaataaacaggtagggaggaaatggacaagaagaggaaggtgtttagatgcttaaagtcagaagggatggagacatcatatcagaattataaggaatgtaacaaaaattgcaaaagggcaatcaaattagcaaaaatgtataatgaaaaaaggattgcaatagaaagtaagatcaaccctaaaaagttccttAAGTACCTGAATaaacaaaaaaacgagaaaagaaaatataggaccctttcagtgtgagatggccaagcagattattggagataaggaaaatgcagaggtattaaa includes the following:
- the LOC142465529 gene encoding putative G-protein coupled receptor 148; its protein translation is MMLVDYMNCTSQYPNGLPFTTSNETTDNDTIKGDMDCVAQSPSALWMFLIPSAVCSVVTLLMNPLIILAILMKDKLRKETRYLLLANVMISDLIFLLFNTVISTCNVFRWYLHRLLCFIMIVFTFAAYFSCVLTFTVMVIDTYIAICFPLRYYSFLSLPRTKKMLLAIWLVSSFFPFSAFLLTETLDGNSLQKQNVCLMLYYGPDVKRNNLVTVVCTVALFFLVLCSVMIMYFYIKLYNMTKQSGIWVSRFSRAKVTLLTHSILLCLYIIPAVFLTAEIMMFKNSVIGMEARMWMSASNNGVIMMLPRALSPLLYGLRYREISTTLKHWFSRNRVSCLGMDLCN